A single window of Vigna radiata var. radiata cultivar VC1973A chromosome 4, Vradiata_ver6, whole genome shotgun sequence DNA harbors:
- the LOC106758365 gene encoding uncharacterized protein LOC106758365, with protein sequence MTPSIKQSVMWMDTSSEIWRDLKDRFSHADKFRVSDLQDQILACHQGDLSVFETEDDYVIRFLRSLNENYAQVRSQIMIMDPMPSIVEKISMVLQHEREFIDTNLKHLVSDSLAFTAVSNAQPRFNSSNKVPSNASKNPFKNNKFCEKCKKTNHTIETCYFCIGFPTGYKKNKPNVKASASLVEVDSTASLQQLDLDGSPPNDQFTFSKDQYQAILALLQHSKDHSSSVNQAYFKNLGTSFAFVPWIFDSGATYHICPTKSFFHNLHAIKPIHIKLPNHTTVTANFSGNIHIGYLFLPDVLFVPEFYVYLISIPKLVSTIDCMAVFYDSHCFLFQKSQFKMIGAARKINGLLPTPFLKNQSPYEIVFGKIPDFNTLRVFRCLAFANTITSGRTKLDKRASKCIFLGFKSGVKGFLLYDLTSQQFLLSRNVTFYESHFPYLPPHSVSPHHNTGTVASQQSFDSLIAFDIPGSHFNDFCITSDIVSSNNDPNVIEPVMQFHDDSSDTVQVVDRPGRISNRIRKPLAYLSDYDCSTVSFAPTFNCTTYPLQSYLSYSKCSNSHTVFCMSLSAIIEPSSFKEACQHAHWQQAMLAEIQALERNRTWSLV encoded by the exons ATGACTCCTTCGATCAAGCAATCGGTGATGTGGATGGATACATCATCAGAGATTTGGAGAGATCTCAAGGATCGATTCTCTCATGCTGATAAATTTAGGGTTTCTGATCTTCAAGATCAGATTCTTGCTTGTCATCAAGGTGACTTGTCTGTTTTTGA AACGGAGGATGATTATGTGATTCGATTTCTCCGTAGCCTTAATGAGAACTATGCCCAAGTTCGTTCTCAAATCATGATAATGGATCCCATGCCTTCGATTGTCGAAAAAATTTCTATGGTTCTTCAACATGAACGTGAGTTCATCGACACCAATCTCAAACATCTTGTTTCCGATTCCTTGGCCTTTACTGCGGTTTCTAATGCTCAACCACGCTTCAACTCTTCCAACAAAGTCCCTTCCAATGCCAGCAAAAACCCtttcaagaacaacaaattttgtgaaaaatgcAAGAAGACCAACCACACCATTGAAACTTGTTATTTTTGCATTGGTTTCCCTACTggttataaaaagaataagCCCAACGTCAAAGCTTCTGCTAGTTTGGTTGAAGTAGATTCCACTGCTTCTCTACAACAACTGGATTTGGATGGTAGTCCTCCCAATGACCAATTCACTTTCTCTAAAGACCAGTATCAAGCAATTTTGGCTTTGCTCCAACACAGTAAGGATCATTCATCCTCGGTGAATCAagcatattttaaaaacttaggTACATCTTTTGCTTTTGTTCCTTGGATATTTGACAGTGGTGCCACATACCACATCTGTCCCACCAAATCCTTCTTTCATAACCTTCATGCCATAAAACCCATACACATTAAATTGCCTAATCACACTACTGTTACTGCTAATTTCTCAGGGAATATTCACATAGGTTACCTATTTCTTCCTGATGTTCTTTTTGTCCCtgaattttatgtttatctCATATCTATTCCCAAACTTGTTTCCACTATTGACTGTATGGCAGTATTTTATGATTCTCACTGTTTCCTTTTCCAGAAATCTCAATTCAAGATGATTGGAGCAGCTAGGAAGATCAATGGCTT GCTGCCTACTCCATTTCTTAAAAATCAATCTCCTTATGAAATTGTTTTTGGCAAAATCCCTGACTTTAACACACTTAGAGTCTTTCGTTGTCTAGCTTTTGCAAACACTATTACTTCTGGCAGAACCAAATTAGACAAAAGAGCTTCTAagtgtatttttcttggattCAAATCAGGGGTCAAAGGTTTTCTATTATATGATCTCACTTCACAACAGTTTTTGCTCTCTCGCAATGTCACTTTCTATGAGTCTCATTTTCCATATTTACCTCCCCATTCTGTTTCTCCTCACCATAACACTGGTACTGTTGCATCTCAACAATCATTTGATTCTTTGATTGCATTTGATATACCTGGTTCACACTTTAATGATTTTTGTATTACTTCTGATATTGTCTCTAGTAATAATGATCCTAATGTTATTGAACCAGTTATGCAATTTCATGATGATTCTAGTGATACTGTGCAAGTTGTTGATCGACCTGGTAGAATTTCAAATAGAATTAGGAAGCCCCTTGCTTATTTGTCTGATTATGATTGTTCCACTGTTTCTTTTGCTCCAACTTTTAACTGCACAACTTATCCTTTACAATCATACTTGTCATATTCCAAATGTTCTAACTCTCATACTGTTTTTTGCATGTCTTTATCTGCCATCATTGAGCCTTCTTCTTTTAAAGAGGCTTGTCAACATGCTCACTGGCAGCAGGCCATGCTTGCAGAAATTCAGGCTCTTGAGAGGAATAGAACTTGGTCATTGGTCTGA